The following coding sequences are from one Oreochromis niloticus isolate F11D_XX unplaced genomic scaffold, O_niloticus_UMD_NMBU tig00008378_pilon, whole genome shotgun sequence window:
- the LOC109199263 gene encoding RING finger protein 145-like, producing MAYMICQFFHMDFWLLIIISSSILTSLQVAVCVVCYGVSETVFGEWSVMGSTIILVHSYYNVWLRAQLGWQSFLLRRDAVNKIKSLPTASNTQLEQYISLITF from the exons ATGGCTTATATGATCTGCCAGTTCTTCCACATGGACTTCTGgcttctcatcatcatctcctcctcaatCCTCACCTCTCTCCAG GTTGCGGTGTGCGTGGTGTGCTATGGTGTATCAGAGACTGTATTTGGCGAGTGGAGTGTGATGGGAAGCACCATCATCTTGGTCCACTCGTACTATAACGTCTGGCTCAGAGCCCAGCTGGGCTGGCAGAGCTTCCTGCTCAGGAGAGATGCTGTAAACAAGATAAAAAGCCTCCCTACAGCTAGCAATACACAGCTGGAGCAgtacatctctcttattaccttttag